From the genome of Spinacia oleracea cultivar Varoflay chromosome 2, BTI_SOV_V1, whole genome shotgun sequence, one region includes:
- the LOC110805445 gene encoding LRR receptor-like serine/threonine-protein kinase GSO1 has translation MAVLRFVFSFFFTLFLVTFYFGYVSCSAESTLETLLKVKESFSEDPNGVLNTWSETNPDFCKWEGITCNSARHVVSLNLSKSQLSGSISPSLGGLQHLIHLDLSMNQLSGPIPTALSNLSTLVSLLLFSNQLSGPIPTQLGSLTSLRVMRIGDNELTGPIPPSFGQLSNLVTLGLASCRLSGFIPSQLGKLTKLETLALLDNFLVGPIPAELGNCTSLAVFASAGNMLNGTIPPQLGQLQNLHTLNLANNSISGEIPEEFGDLGKLNYLSLLGNELVGPIPRSLTKLGNLLTLDLSMNKLTGIIPERFGQMKQLVTLGLSGNSFPGVLPPSICSNTTNLQSLYLSNTRLSGEIPPEIGRCQSLRTLDLSNNTLNGSIPVELYGLVNLTDLYLYNNSLTGSISPAIGNLSDLQTLAIYLNRLGGSLPKEIGTLGSLEVIFIYNNQLSGDIPLEIGNCSNLQMIDFYGNQFTGMLPSTMGLLKKLNFLHLRQNDLMGDIPLTLGNCQQLTILDLADNRLSGGIPATLGNLKSLQQLMLYNNSIGGNIPNELKSLSNLTRVNLSNNKLNGSIAPLCSSTSLLSFDVTNNEFDHDIPPQLGNSPLLERLRLGSNRFTREIPRTFGLIRELSLLDLSGNFLSGFIPFELSFCKKLSHLDLNGNHLTGKIPTWFGSLPQLGELKLSSNLFFGPLPPQLFNCSKLLVLSLEDNQLNGTLPTEIGDLIALNVLKLSKNQISGSIPPLIGKLSKLYELRLSYNLLNGDIPIEISLLRNLQIMLDLSYNNLTGKIPPQIGSLSKLEALSLSHNQLIGEVPPQIGEMSSLSTLNLSYNHLEGKVGKQLSKWPADVFVGNNLLCGKPLEQCSADNPSNHKHTLEALVLCLLLAVIAAVVLVLGVTICIKRKREMMKRSREAGSTFSNSSGSNTNRRLLNPKSPTRQSEYTWDDIMKATKNLSDAFIIGSGGSGTIYKADLACGETVAVKKIPRKDDLLLDKSFAREIKTLGRIRHRHLVKLIGYCSNKGAGSNLLIYDYMENGSLWDWLHGQESRSEKGGSKGLDWETRLRIAVGLAQGVEYLHHDCVPKIVHRDIKSSNLLLDSNMEAHLGDFGLAKQIHANYESINETESSIWFAGSYGYIAPEYAYSLKATEKSDVYSMGIVLMELVSGRMPTDSSLGTDIDMVRWVETHIEMEGTEREKLFDLNLKPLSANEEYASLQVLEIALQCTKTHPAERPSSRQICDQLLQIHRNRKVGSANRDNVLV, from the exons ATGGCAGTTTTAAGGTTTGTTTTCAGTTTCTTTTTCACTCTGTTTTTGGTAACTTTCTATTTTGGATATGTTTCGTGCTCCGCTGAGTCCACTCTAGAGACACTCTTGAAGGTGAAGGAATCATTTTCTGAAGACCCAAATGGTGTATTGAACACCTGGTCAGAAACAAACCCAGATTTCTGCAAATGGGAAGGAATCACATGTAACTCGGCACGACACGTAGTGAGTCTTAACCTTTCCAAGTCACAACTCAGTGGGTCAATTTCACCTTCACTCGGTGGTTTACAGCACCTAATCCACCTTGACCTATCTATGAACCAACTCAGTGGGCCAATCCCAACTGCTCTCTCAAACCTTTCCACCTTAGTATCTTTGCTTCTGTTCTCTAACCAACTCAGTGGGCCCATCCCTACTCAACTCGGCTCACTCACGAGTTTGCGTGTTATGAGAATAGGTGACAATGAACTCACTGGTCCAATCCCACCTTCATTTGGTCAACTTTCTAATTTGGTCACTCTTGGTTTAGCATCATGTAGACTTTCTGGCTTCATACCTTCCCAATTAGGAAAGTTAACCAAACTTGAGACCTTAGCTTTGCTGGATAATTTTTTGGTGGGTCCTATACCAGCTGAACTTGGGAATTGCACAAGTCTTGCAGTTTTTGCATCTGCTGGAAATATGTTGAATGGTACCATCCCTCCGCAACTCGGTCAGCTTCAGAATCTTCATACTTTAAACCTTGCAAATAACAGCATTTCTGGGGAAATTCCTGAAGAATTTGGTGATTTGGGTAAGCTTAATTATCTTTCTTTATTGGGAAATGAGCTTGTGGGTCCCATCCCAAGATCGCTAACTAAATTGGGTAATCTCCTAACCCTTGATTTGTCAATGAACAAGCTCACTGGAATTATTCCTGAAAGATTTGGCCAAATGAAGCAGTTAGTAACCTTGGGTTTGTCAGGCAACAGTTTTCCTGGTGTTTTACCACCCAGTATTTGTTCAAATACAACTAACCTGCAAAGCTTGTATCTTTCAAATACTAGACTTTCTGGTGAAATCCCACCAGAAATCGGGAGATGTCAGTCACTGAGAACCCTTGATTTATCCAACAATACACTCAATGGATCAATACCGGTCGAGTTATATGGTCTGGTTAATCTGACTGATCTGTATCTGTATAACAACAGCTTAACTGGTTCAATATCTCCTGCCATTGGAAATCTCAGCGATTTGCAGACTTTGGCAATCTACCTGAACAGACTAGGGGGAAGTTTGCCTAAAGAGATTGGTACGTTGGGAAGTCTTGAGGTGATTTTCATCTATAACAATCAATTATCTGGTGATATTCCTTTGGAAATTGGCAACTGCTCAAACTTGCAAATGATTGATTTTTATGGGAATCAATTCACTGGAATGTTACCTTCTACAATGGGGTTACTTAAGAAATTGAATTTCCTGCATCTCAGACAGAATGATCTGATGGGTGATATTCCACTCACTTTGGGGAACTGCCAACAGCTGACAATTCTGGACTTGGCCGATAATCGCCTTTCAGGTGGTATTCCAGCGACATTGGGCAATCTAAAGTCTCTCCAGCAGCTTATGCTGTACAACAACTCCATTGGAGGTAATATCCCTAATGAACTGAAAAGCCTGTCTAATCTGACAAGAGTGAATCTTTCAAATAACAAACTGAATGGTAGCATTGCTCCTTTATGTAGTTCAACTTCTTTGCTTTCTTTTGATGTGACTAACAATGAATTTGATCATGACATTCCACCCCAGCTGGGGAATTCACCTTTGCTTGAAAGGCTAAGGCTAGGAAGCAACCGTTTTACCAGGGAAATTCCTAGAACATTCGGACTCATACGCGAATTATCGTTGTTAGATCTTTCAGGGAATTTTCTTTCGGGTTTTATACCCTTTGAACTTTCATTTTGCAAGAAACTTTCTCATCTTGATCTAAATGGAAACCATCTCACAGGCAAAATCCCAACATGGTTTGGGAGTTTGCCACAGTTGGGTGAGCTTAAACTGTCCtcaaatttattttttggtCCTTTACCACCTCAATTATTCAATTGTTCTAAACTCCTTGTCCTTTCTCTGGAGGACAATCAGTTGAATGGTACCCTGCCAACAGAAATTGGTGATCTTATTGCTCTCAATGTTCTTAAGCTCAGTAAAAACCAAATTTCTGGTTCTATCCCGCCATTGATTGGTAAACTAAGCAAGCTCTATGAGCTCAGACTATCTTATAACCTCTTAAATGGTGATATACCAATTGAGATCTCTTTACTCCGGAATCTCCAAATCATGCTTGATCTCAGTTACAACAATCTTACTGGAAAAATTCCACCGCAAATCGGATCGCTTTCTAAGCTTGAAGCTCTCAGTTTATCTCATAATCAGCTTATTGGTGAGGTTCCTCCTCAGATTGGTGAAATGAGCAGCTTGAGCACTCTTAACCTTTCATACAACCACCTTGAAGGAAAAGTTGGTAAACAGCTCTCAAAATGGCCAGCTGATGTTTTTGTGGGGAATAACCTCCTATGCGGGAAGCCTCTTGAACAATGCAGTGCAGACAACCCAAGCAACCATAAGCATACATTGGAAGCATTAGTTCTCTGTTTATTACTTGCTGTTATTGCTGCTGTAGTCTTAGTACTTGGAGTAACCATCTGCATCAAACGGAAGAGAGAAATGATGAAGAGATCTCGGGAAGCAGGAAGCACATTCTCAAACAGTTCGGGATCCAACACGAACCGTCGTTTGCTCAATCCCAAATCCCCCACGAGGCAATCAGAGTATACGTGGGATGACATTATGAAAGCAACAAAGAATCTAAGTGATGCTTTTATAATTGGTTCGGGTGGTTCTGGTACTATATACAAGGCTGACTTAGCATGCGGAGAGACAGTCGCAGTGAAGAAGATACCACGAAAAGATGATCTCTTGTTGGATAAGAGCTTTGCAAGAGAGATAAAAACACTTGGGAGAATAAGGCACAGGCATTTGGTGAAGCTCATTGGGTATTGCAGTAACAAAGGAGCAGGCTCGAATTTGTTGATATATGATTACATGGAGAATGGGAGTTTGTGGGACTGGCTCCATGGACAAGAAAGTAGGAGCGAGAAGGGAGGATCAAAGGGACTCGATTGGGAGACGAGGTTAAGAATAGCTGTCGGGTTAGCTCAAGGTGTGGAATATTTGCACCATGATTGTGTTCCGAAGATCGTTCACAGGGACATTAAATCAAGTAATCTGCTGTTGGATTCAAACATGGAGGCTCATTTGGGAGATTTTGGATTGGCAAAGCAGATTCATGCCAATTATGAATCTATTAATGAAACAGAATCCAGTATTTGGTTTGCTGGATCTTATGGATACATCGCCCCAG AGTACGCGTACTCATTGAAGGCAACAGAAAAGAGTGATGTTTACAGCATGGGAATTGTACTAATGGAGCTTGTAAGCGGAAGAATGCCAACAGATTCAAGTTTAGGTACAGATATAGACATGGTTAGATGGGTAGAAACACATATTGAGATGGAAGGAACAGAGCGAGAAAAGCTGTTTGACCTGAATTTGAAGCCTCTTTCCGCCAATGAAGAATATGCATCTCTCCAAGTTCTTGAAATTGCACTCCAGTGCACTAAGACACACCCGGCAGAAAGACCATCTTCACGCCAAATCTGTGACCAACTTCTCCAAATTCACAGAAACAGGAAAGTTGGTTCTGCAAACAGAGATAATGTCTTAGTGTGA
- the LOC110805447 gene encoding putative pentatricopeptide repeat-containing protein At5g09950: MSLRLLLRSFITWRSCRFTTLAATSLCPGNNCTAVFDHRDPFLSLSSNPPPQPTCRSEIRDFFVYQYQHSCSSVEANHLHLGIYKHGFEADLFLLNTLINVYLRFGDLVSARKVFDEMPERNLVTWACLISGYVQNGMPVAACATFRDMVSAGYAPNNYAFGSVLRACQELGPDYMKFGMQIHGLMSKTSFAQDALVGNVLISMYGSCCLESMDHARRVFDEIDGKIPVSWNSIISVYSGRGDAIGAFEMFARMQHGGSGFNFKPNAYTLSSLIAVASSSAHFGTFLLQQMASRVQKSGLLDDLYVGSALVSGLAKFGLIDDSWKIFECMSAKNAVTMNGLMVGLVNQKRGEQAVDVFKQMEHLVEVNTNSYMVLLSACAEFSELEEGRRKGKELHAYAIRNGLRDAKVAVSNAIINMYAKCGAIHSACAVFEQMGERDLVTWNSLIAGLDQNERFEDAVFNFFRMRRSGMRPTNFALISCLSSCASLGWLRQGVQVHAEALKLGLGSDVSVSNVLLSMYAGTRSFNECKKLFSFMPEHDQVSWNSIIGALADSETYASEAVMYILEMMRLGWSLNGVTLVNVLSAVSSDSLSLSKLGPQVHALAFKYCFTNNITVENSLISCYGKCSRMEDCELIFSKMSKRDEVSWNAMISSCVHNEQLSKAVDLVWFMMQSGQRLDHYTFATVLSACASVATLERGMEVHACQIRAHLESDVVVGSAIVDMYAKCGRIDYAARFFQLMPVKNLYSWNTMISGYARHGFANKALEIFEQMKEGGQPPNHVTFVGVLSACSHGGLVEKGYKHFESMSSEYGLAPQMEHFSCMVDILGRSGKLDKVEDFINKMPMKPNNLIWRTVLGSCCRTNGRDSELGKRAAEMLLQLEPENGGNYVLLANMYAGGAKWEKLAITRSAMNLAAAKKQAGRSWVTMKDGVHVFVAGDKSHPEKDAIYEKLGELMRKIREAGYVPQTSFALYDLEPESKEELLSYHSEKLAIAFVLTRKSNSTIRIMKNLRVCGDCHSAFRYISKVIGRQIVLRDSNRFHHFSDGMCSCGDYW; the protein is encoded by the coding sequence ATGTCTCTCCGATTGCTCCTACGGAGTTTTATCACATGGCGCTCCTGTCGCTTCACTACACTAGCCGCCACCTCTTTGTGTCCCGGAAACAATTGCACCGCCGTTTTCGACCACCGTGatccttttctttctctctcctctaacccGCCTCCGCAACCCACTTGTCGCTCTGAAATTCGGGACTTTTTCGTGTATCAGTACCAGCATTCTTGTTCCTCAGTTGAAGCTAACCACCTTCATCTTGGAATTTACAAACATGGGTTTGAAGCAGATTTGTTTCTTCTTAACACCCTTATCAATGTGTATTTAAGATTTGGTGATCTTGTTTCTGCACGCAAGGTGTTCGATGAAATGCCTGAAAGAAATTTGGTTACTTGGGCTTGCTTGATTTCGGGTTATGTTCAAAATGGTATGCCAGTTGCAGCATGTGCTACTTTCAGGGACATGGTTTCTGCGGGTTATGCCCCGAATAATTATGCATTTGGTAGTGTCTTGCGCGCTTGCCAAGAGTTGGGGCCCGATTATATGAAATTTGGTATGCAAATTCATGGTTTGATGTCGAAGACGAGCTTTGCTCAAGATGCGCTTGTCGGGAATGTGTTGATATCGATGTATGGAAGTTGTTGTCTGGAGTCGATGGATCATGCTAGGAGAGTGTTTGATGAAATAGATGGGAAGATCCCGGTATCATGGAATTCTATTATTTCAGTGTACTCTGGAAGAGGAGATGCAATAGGTGCTTTTGAGATGTTTGCAAGGATGCAACATGGTGGTTCAGGGTTCAATTTTAAGCCTAATGCTTACACATTGAGTAGCTTAATTGCTGTCGCGTCTTCGTCTGCACATTTTGGTACATTCTTACTTCAGCAAATGGCTTCAAGAGTGCAAAAATCTGGACTTTTGGATGATTTGTACGTAGGAAGTGCCTTAGTCAGTGGATTGGCCAAGTTTGGTTTAATTGATGATTCATGGAAGATTTTCGAGTGTATGAGTGCTAAAAATGCTGTCACTATGAATGGCTTAATGGTTGGGTTAGTAAATCAAAAGAGAGGAGAACAAGCTGTTGATGTTTTTAAACAGATGGAACATTTGGTTGAAGTCAATACAAACTCTTATATGGTCCTCTTAAGCGCTTGTGCTGAATTTAGTGAGTTGGAAGAAGGGAGAAGAAAGGGTAAAGAACTTCATGCATATGCAATCAGAAATGGCCTAAGGGATGCTAAGGTTGCAGTTTCGAACGCCATTATCAATATGTATGCAAAATGTGGGGCTATACATAGTGCTTGTGCAGTTTTTGAACAAATGGGTGAGAGAGACTTGGTTACGTGGAACTCACTGATAGCTGGTCTTGATCAAAATGAACGGTTTGAAGATGCTGTGTTTAATTTCTTCCGTATGAGGAGATCTGGGATGAGGCCCACGAATTTTGCATTGATAAGTTGTTTGAGCTCATGTGCTAGCTTGGGTTGGCTGAGGCAAGGGGTGCAGGTACATGCTGAAGCACTTAAACTTGGACTTGGTTCTGATGTCTCAGTTTCGAATGTACTTCTTTCAATGTATGCAGGTACAAGAAGTTTCAATGAATGCAAGAAACTGTTTTCTTTTATGCCAGAGCATGATCAAGTTTCTTGGAATTCTATTATTGGTGCATTGGCTGACTCAGAAACGTATGCATCTGAAGCTGTGATGTATATCCTTGAGATGATGAGACTAGGGTGGAGTCTTAATGGGGTGACCCTAGTGAATGTTCTTTCTGCAGTATCCTCTGACTCTCTTTCACTTTCTAAATTAGGTCCTCAGGTTCATGCGTTGGCATTCAAATATTGCTTCACAAATAACATAACAGTTGAAAATTCACTTATCTCTTGTTATGGAAAATGCAGCCGGATGGAAGACTGTGAattaatattttcaaaaatGTCTAAGAGGGATGAAGTTAGTTGGAATGCCATGATATCTAGTTGCGTTCATAATGAGCAGTTATCCAAGGCTGTTGATCTTGTATGGTTCATGATGCAGAGTGGTCAGAGGTTAGACCACTACACCTTTGCCACTGTTCTTAGTGCATGTGCCTCAGTTGCTACTTTGGAGCGTGGGATGGAAGTCCATGCTTGTCAAATCAGGGCTCATCTAGAATCTGATGTTGTGGTGGGAAGTGCAATTGTTGACATGTATGCAAAATGCGGAAGGATAGACTATGCTGCAAGATTCTTTCAACTGATGCCGGTAAAAAATTTGTATTCTTGGAATACCATGATATCAGGATATGCACGTCATGGTTTTGCCAATAAAGCTTTAGAGATTTTTGAACAAATGAAGGAAGGAGGTCAACCACCAAATCATGTCACTTTTGTTGGAGTCCTATCAGCTTGTAGTCATGGCGGATTGGTTGAAAAAGGTTATAAGCATTTTGAGTCTATGAGCAGCGAATATGGATTGGCTCCTCAAATGGAGCATTTTTCATGTATGGTCGACATTCTTGGGCGATCAGGTAAGTTAGACAAAGTTGAAGATTTCATCAACAAAATGCCTATGAAGCCAAACAATCTTATTTGGAGAACAGTTCTGGGGTCTTGCTGTCGGACAAATGGGCGCGACAGTGAATTAGGTAAGCGAGCGGCAGAGATGCTTTTACAGCTGGAGCCAGAAAATGGAGGAAATTATGTACTACTTGCCAACATGTACGCTGGTGGAGCAAAGTGGGAAAAATTGGCCATTACTCGGTCTGCAATGAATTTAGCTGCAGCAAAGAAGCAAGCTGGGAGAAGTTGGGTCACTATGAAGGATGGCGTTCACGTGTTTGTTGCTGGAGACAAATCACACCCTGAGAAGGATGCAATATATGAAAAACTTGGAGAACTTATGAGAAAGATAAGGGAGGCTGGATATGTACCACAGACAAGCTTTGCTTTGTATGATCTTGAACCAGAGAGCAAAGAAGAACTCCTGAGTTATCACAGTGAGAAACTAGCCATTGCTTTTGTCCTTACTCGCAAATCAAATTCCACTATCAGGATAATGAAAAATCTCCGAGTATGTGGTGATTGCCACTCAGCTTTTCGATACATATCAAAGGTCATTGGTCGACAAATTGTGTTGCGAGACTCTAACAGATTCCATCATTTTTCTGATGGCATGTGCTCATGTGGAGATTATTGGTGA